The following are from one region of the Polaribacter marinaquae genome:
- a CDS encoding M23 family metallopeptidase, with protein MKKVLYILLTTIILFACKSEEKIKEPVKKPAPKPVYKYGFKVDDYKVVLDTIKSGESFGAILDRHHVSYPKINSIAGSIKDVFDVRKVRAGKPYMILSSKDSLEQAKVFIYKNDKIKATVVDFKDSITEAYTYLQPIKTVEKVVEGKIYSNLSNAMDSLHLSPNLTYAVADIYAWTLDFYKLQKGDSFKLVFEEKFINDSLFAGYGKIKSAVFKHKDQDLYAFRFLADSIKGIEEYYDEKGNMLRSQFLKSPIKFQYRISSRYNLKRRIAYYGNKVKPHKGTDFAARIGTPIIATASGTVVESTRRGGNGKFVKIKHNSTYSTQYLHMKTRKVKKGDYVKQGDVIGLVGMTGNSGGPHVCYRFWKNGRQVDPLSPKTKLPEAEPLKDSLKPRFFKHMYLLKNQLDNNIPVIEEPTITKEIVAQN; from the coding sequence TTGAAAAAAGTACTCTACATCCTCCTAACTACTATTATTTTGTTTGCTTGTAAAAGTGAAGAAAAAATTAAAGAACCTGTAAAAAAACCAGCACCAAAACCTGTATACAAATATGGTTTTAAGGTAGATGATTACAAGGTTGTTTTAGATACGATTAAATCAGGAGAAAGTTTTGGAGCTATATTAGATAGACATCATGTTAGTTACCCGAAAATAAACAGTATTGCAGGTTCTATAAAAGATGTTTTCGATGTAAGAAAAGTAAGAGCCGGTAAACCATACATGATTTTATCTAGCAAAGACTCTTTAGAGCAAGCAAAAGTATTTATTTATAAAAATGATAAAATTAAAGCAACAGTTGTAGATTTTAAAGATTCTATAACAGAAGCTTATACTTATTTGCAACCTATAAAAACCGTAGAAAAAGTAGTCGAAGGAAAAATTTATTCGAATCTTTCTAATGCTATGGATAGTTTGCATTTATCACCAAATTTAACCTATGCTGTAGCAGATATTTATGCTTGGACCTTAGATTTCTACAAACTACAAAAAGGAGATTCTTTTAAACTTGTTTTCGAAGAAAAATTTATAAACGATAGTCTGTTTGCAGGTTATGGTAAGATTAAGTCGGCAGTTTTTAAACACAAAGATCAAGATTTATATGCATTTCGATTCTTAGCAGATTCTATAAAAGGAATAGAAGAGTATTATGATGAAAAAGGAAATATGTTAAGAAGTCAGTTCTTAAAAAGTCCTATTAAATTTCAATATAGAATTTCTTCTAGATATAATTTAAAGAGAAGAATTGCATATTACGGTAATAAAGTAAAACCACATAAAGGAACAGATTTTGCGGCAAGAATTGGTACGCCTATAATTGCCACCGCAAGTGGTACTGTTGTAGAGTCTACCAGAAGAGGTGGTAATGGTAAGTTTGTGAAAATTAAGCACAACAGCACCTATTCTACACAATATTTACATATGAAAACTCGAAAAGTTAAAAAAGGAGACTATGTAAAACAAGGAGATGTAATTGGTTTAGTTGGTATGACAGGTAACAGCGGAGGACCACATGTTTGTTATCGTTTCTGGAAAAACGGAAGGCAAGTAGATCCATTAAGTCCAAAAACAAAATTACCAGAAGCAGAACCTTTAAAAGATAGTCTAAAACCTAGATTTTTTAAACATATGTATCTTTTAAAAAATCAATTAGATAACAATATACCAGTAATAGAAGAACCTACAATAACAAAAGAAATAGTAGCACAAAATTAA
- the pgi gene encoding glucose-6-phosphate isomerase, which translates to MALKNINPTKTQAWEKLTNHFNDNKDISIKDLCKDTNRKDDFSLELGDLSVDFSKNRITEETLSLLVELAKEVDLKDAIEKQFSGEVINATEGREVLHTALRSNSDEAVLVNGKNIKPQIQTALRKIRSFSNKVISGKWKGYTGKSITDVVNIGIGGSDLGPDMVVESLQYYKNQLTTHFVSNVDGDHVSEIIKKLNPETTLFVIVSKTFTTQETITNAETLKNWFLKSATIFDIPKHFVAVSTNLEAVDSFGIDKANVFPMWNWVGGRFSLWSAVGLSISLSVGFDNYRALLDGAEEMDLHFRNTEFENNIPVILALLSIWYNNFYNAETEAVLPYTQYLKKLPDYLQQAIMESNGKGVDRNGDKIDYQTGTIVWGSTGTNMQHAFMQLVHQGTKLIPADFIGYKESLHGLTDHHKKLMANFYGQIEALAFGKTKEEVHLELKFSGDKDKIAQLLPFKVFEGNRPSNAILFDKLTPKSLGKLIALYEHKIYTQGIIWNIYSYDQFGVELGKELAKKLLNKH; encoded by the coding sequence ATGGCTTTAAAAAACATCAATCCAACCAAAACTCAAGCTTGGGAAAAACTTACAAACCACTTTAATGATAACAAAGACATTAGTATTAAAGATTTGTGCAAAGACACAAATAGAAAAGATGATTTTTCTTTAGAATTAGGAGATTTATCCGTAGATTTTTCTAAAAATAGAATTACAGAAGAAACACTTTCTTTATTAGTTGAGTTGGCAAAAGAAGTAGACTTAAAAGATGCTATAGAAAAGCAGTTTTCTGGAGAAGTAATAAATGCGACAGAAGGTAGAGAAGTTTTACATACTGCTTTAAGAAGTAATTCTGATGAAGCTGTTCTTGTAAATGGTAAAAATATTAAGCCACAAATTCAAACTGCATTACGTAAAATTAGAAGTTTTAGTAATAAAGTAATTTCTGGTAAATGGAAAGGTTACACAGGTAAATCTATAACAGATGTTGTAAATATTGGTATTGGTGGGTCAGATCTAGGGCCAGACATGGTTGTAGAATCGCTACAGTATTATAAAAATCAATTAACAACACATTTTGTTTCTAATGTAGATGGTGATCATGTTTCAGAAATTATTAAGAAATTAAATCCAGAAACTACTTTATTTGTAATCGTTTCTAAAACATTTACAACACAAGAAACCATAACAAATGCAGAAACACTTAAAAATTGGTTTTTAAAGTCGGCAACAATTTTCGATATACCAAAGCACTTTGTTGCAGTTTCTACAAATTTAGAAGCAGTTGATAGTTTTGGGATAGATAAAGCAAACGTTTTTCCTATGTGGAATTGGGTTGGTGGGCGTTTTTCACTTTGGTCTGCTGTTGGTTTGTCTATCAGTTTATCTGTAGGTTTCGATAATTATAGAGCCTTATTAGATGGTGCAGAAGAAATGGATTTGCACTTTAGAAACACAGAATTTGAAAATAACATCCCAGTAATTTTAGCATTGTTAAGTATTTGGTATAATAATTTTTACAATGCAGAAACTGAAGCTGTTTTACCATATACACAGTATTTAAAAAAGCTGCCAGATTATTTACAACAAGCTATTATGGAGAGTAATGGTAAAGGTGTAGATAGAAACGGAGACAAAATAGATTACCAAACCGGTACAATTGTTTGGGGAAGTACAGGTACAAATATGCAACATGCATTTATGCAATTGGTGCATCAAGGTACAAAGTTAATTCCTGCTGATTTTATTGGTTATAAAGAATCTTTACACGGGTTAACAGATCATCATAAAAAATTAATGGCAAACTTTTATGGTCAAATAGAAGCCTTAGCATTTGGTAAAACAAAAGAAGAAGTTCATTTAGAATTAAAATTTTCTGGTGATAAAGATAAAATAGCACAATTACTACCTTTTAAAGTGTTTGAAGGTAACAGACCAAGTAATGCCATTTTATTTGATAAACTAACACCAAAATCTTTAGGTAAATTGATAGCTTTATATGAGCATAAAATTTATACACAAGGTATAATTTGGAACATTTATAGCTACGATCAATTTGGTGTAGAGCTAGGAAAAGAGTTGGCTAAAAAATTATTGAATAAGCATTAA
- a CDS encoding TonB-dependent receptor, which translates to MKNFKNLLFVALFFITATVLGQTKITGTIVDETNQPLPGASVLVKGTTNGTSTDFNGKFTLQSKSNSGVLVVSFIGYKSKEAAYSSSNNKLTVMLMEDAGSLDEIVVVSNSFAIDRKTPVAVSTIKASEIELKLGTQEFPEILKSTPGVYATKAGGGYGDGRINLRGFNSENVAVMINGVPVNDMENGRVYWSNWAGLGDVTSAMQVQRGLGASKVAVPAIGGTINIISKTTDIEEGGNFGYTLGNDGYTKYGLTYSTGLMDNDVAVTVSAAQTSGRGYVDGTPFTGFNYFLNVSKELNDEHKLSFTAFGALQRHGQRQNRHLIKTFRDSERGRKYNSDWGYKNGQLTNSEDNFYHKPQISLNHYWTLSDKTFISTAAYVSFGTGGGGGTAGANKFGFDNSEYRDGPLGTINFDKIVDENIANGVNGSISALRASRNDHNWYGVLSTLKTDLTDEFTLLAGLDYRNYTGIHYTEVTDLLGGQFLADDSNVNNPNNQAQVGDVIFYDNDGKVGWLGGFAQLEYSKDAISAFVSANVSNTTYQRVDRFLYLDSDPNQTSDKYDFLGYGIKGGVNYNLDENHGVFVNLGYFEKAPFFNSVFANRNNVDVNADAENQKITSYELGYTFRSAKFSANLNLYYTSWKDRTEVARFQLQDGTIAFANILGVNALHKGIELDFSYRPSDKLTITGMASLGDWKWDSNVENVEIFDETNTKVDEVDILIKGLHVGDAAQTTFALGTNYKLTPETTFTVDYNYYGDLYADFDPSSRGEVGPDAWKVPNYSLFDTSIRHKFKFGNFDTAITARVNNVFDTVYISDAQDGSGSNAQTASVYYGAGRTFSVGAKINF; encoded by the coding sequence ATGAAAAATTTTAAAAACTTATTATTTGTAGCACTGTTTTTTATAACAGCTACAGTTTTAGGGCAAACTAAAATTACTGGTACAATTGTCGATGAAACAAATCAACCATTGCCAGGAGCAAGTGTTCTTGTAAAAGGAACAACAAACGGAACATCAACAGATTTTAATGGTAAATTTACTTTACAATCTAAATCTAACTCTGGTGTTTTAGTAGTGTCTTTTATTGGATACAAATCTAAAGAAGCTGCTTATTCTTCTTCAAACAACAAATTAACAGTAATGTTAATGGAAGATGCTGGTTCATTAGATGAAATAGTTGTAGTATCTAACTCATTTGCAATTGATAGAAAAACACCTGTTGCTGTTTCTACAATTAAAGCAAGTGAAATTGAATTAAAATTAGGAACTCAAGAATTTCCAGAGATTTTAAAATCTACTCCTGGTGTATACGCTACTAAAGCAGGTGGTGGATACGGAGACGGTAGAATTAATTTACGTGGATTTAATTCTGAAAACGTTGCTGTAATGATTAACGGGGTACCTGTTAACGATATGGAAAACGGTAGAGTATATTGGTCTAACTGGGCTGGTTTAGGAGATGTTACTTCTGCAATGCAAGTTCAAAGAGGTTTAGGAGCTTCTAAAGTTGCTGTACCTGCAATTGGTGGTACAATTAACATTATCTCTAAAACTACAGATATCGAAGAAGGTGGTAACTTTGGTTACACTTTAGGTAACGATGGTTACACTAAATACGGTCTTACTTATTCTACAGGTTTAATGGATAATGATGTTGCTGTAACAGTTTCTGCTGCACAAACTTCTGGTAGAGGTTATGTAGACGGAACTCCTTTTACAGGTTTTAACTACTTTTTAAATGTTTCTAAAGAGTTAAACGACGAGCATAAATTATCTTTTACTGCATTTGGTGCATTACAAAGACATGGTCAAAGACAAAACAGACACTTAATCAAAACTTTTAGAGATAGTGAAAGAGGTAGAAAATATAACTCAGATTGGGGTTATAAAAACGGTCAGTTAACTAACTCAGAAGATAACTTTTATCACAAGCCACAGATTTCTTTAAATCACTACTGGACACTTTCTGATAAAACTTTTATTTCTACTGCAGCTTATGTATCTTTTGGTACAGGTGGTGGTGGTGGAACTGCTGGAGCTAACAAGTTTGGTTTCGACAATTCTGAATATAGAGACGGACCATTAGGAACTATCAACTTCGATAAAATTGTTGACGAAAACATAGCAAACGGTGTAAATGGTTCTATCTCTGCTTTAAGAGCTTCTAGAAACGACCATAACTGGTACGGTGTTTTATCTACTTTAAAAACAGATTTAACAGATGAGTTTACTTTATTAGCTGGTTTAGATTACAGAAATTATACAGGTATTCACTATACAGAAGTAACAGACTTATTAGGAGGTCAGTTTTTAGCTGATGATTCTAATGTAAATAACCCAAACAACCAAGCACAAGTAGGAGACGTAATTTTCTATGACAACGACGGTAAAGTTGGTTGGTTAGGTGGTTTTGCTCAATTAGAGTATTCTAAAGATGCTATTTCTGCATTTGTTTCTGCAAACGTATCTAATACAACTTATCAAAGAGTAGATCGTTTCTTATACTTAGATTCAGATCCAAATCAAACTTCAGATAAATACGATTTCTTAGGATATGGTATTAAAGGTGGTGTTAACTATAACTTAGATGAAAACCACGGTGTTTTTGTAAACTTAGGTTATTTTGAAAAAGCACCATTCTTTAACTCAGTTTTTGCAAACCGTAATAACGTAGATGTTAACGCAGATGCAGAAAATCAAAAAATTACAAGTTACGAGTTAGGTTATACTTTTAGAAGCGCTAAGTTTTCTGCTAACTTAAACTTATACTACACTTCTTGGAAAGATAGAACAGAGGTTGCTCGTTTCCAATTACAAGATGGTACAATTGCATTTGCTAACATTTTAGGTGTAAATGCATTACATAAAGGTATCGAGTTAGATTTTAGCTATAGACCATCAGACAAACTTACTATTACAGGTATGGCTTCTTTAGGAGACTGGAAATGGGATAGTAACGTAGAAAATGTTGAAATCTTTGACGAAACTAACACAAAGGTTGATGAAGTAGATATCCTTATTAAAGGTTTACACGTTGGTGATGCTGCACAAACTACTTTTGCTTTAGGTACAAATTATAAATTAACGCCAGAAACTACTTTTACAGTAGATTATAATTACTACGGAGATTTATATGCAGATTTTGACCCAAGTTCTAGAGGAGAAGTTGGTCCTGATGCATGGAAAGTGCCTAACTATAGCTTATTTGATACTTCAATAAGACATAAATTTAAGTTTGGTAACTTCGATACAGCAATTACTGCTAGAGTTAACAACGTATTCGATACAGTATATATTTCAGACGCACAAGATGGTTCTGGTTCTAATGCTCAAACAGCAAGTGTATATTACGGAGCAGGAAGAACTTTTAGCGTAGGTGCAAAAATTAATTTCTAA
- a CDS encoding lysophospholipid acyltransferase family protein gives MKILSYIVSPIFILVFFLFLLIFHPLQWLSLHLFGQSAHGKVVDALNYFLVKSMLILGVSVKLKNEYKLPENTTIIFVSNHQSTFDIPPIGWFFRKHYPKFVAKIELGKGIPSVSYNLRNGGAALINRKDPKQAISELINFSKRIKENNWGAIIFPEGTRSRNGKPKKFASNGLKVITKVNKEGYVVPLTINNSWKVFKYGKFPLGLGSPITITTHEPIKIDSLPFEELLEKTETVIKEHIK, from the coding sequence GTGAAGATTCTTAGTTATATAGTATCACCAATTTTTATATTGGTATTTTTTCTTTTTTTGCTAATTTTCCATCCATTACAATGGTTAAGTTTGCATCTTTTTGGGCAAAGCGCGCATGGTAAAGTAGTAGACGCCTTAAATTACTTTTTGGTTAAATCGATGCTAATACTTGGTGTTAGTGTTAAGCTAAAAAACGAGTATAAATTACCAGAAAATACTACAATTATATTTGTTTCAAATCATCAATCTACTTTCGATATTCCGCCAATAGGTTGGTTTTTTAGAAAACATTATCCAAAGTTTGTAGCCAAAATAGAGTTAGGTAAAGGCATACCAAGTGTTTCTTATAATTTAAGAAATGGTGGTGCGGCATTAATCAATAGAAAAGATCCAAAACAAGCAATAAGCGAGTTGATAAATTTTTCTAAAAGAATAAAAGAAAATAATTGGGGTGCTATTATTTTTCCGGAAGGAACAAGAAGTAGAAACGGAAAGCCTAAGAAATTTGCTTCTAACGGATTAAAAGTAATAACAAAGGTAAATAAAGAGGGTTATGTTGTACCTTTAACTATCAATAATTCTTGGAAAGTGTTTAAATACGGTAAATTTCCGTTAGGTTTAGGAAGTCCTATAACAATTACAACCCACGAGCCAATAAAAATAGACTCTTTACCGTTTGAAGAACTATTAGAAAAAACAGAAACAGTTATTAAAGAACATATAAAATAG
- a CDS encoding acyl-ACP desaturase, with protein MSIYNIRKEVMLTLEKSMDRFMEKYLIPAEKIWQPTDFLPNSQKDSFITEVEEIRELSKELHDDFWVVLVGDTITEEALPTYESWLLDLDGVSQDPDNSWAKWVRTWTAEENRHGDVLNKYLYLSGRVNMREVEISTQHLIADGFDIGTSTDPYKNFVYTSFQELATYVSHNNVAKIARKKGHKALAKMSKIIAGDEMRHHQAYTEFVKEIFKIDPSEMMLAFQHMMKYKIVMPAMHLRESFGAKGSLFDDFSSVAQRIGVYTGFDYVDIIKKLNTAWEIDKITNLTPEAEKARDYLMKLPDRMYRITERIVVPDTKFNFKWMLPA; from the coding sequence ATGTCTATATATAATATTAGAAAAGAAGTAATGCTAACGCTAGAAAAAAGTATGGACCGCTTTATGGAGAAATACTTAATTCCTGCAGAAAAAATTTGGCAGCCAACAGATTTTCTTCCAAATTCACAAAAAGATTCTTTTATTACAGAAGTAGAAGAAATTAGAGAATTGTCTAAAGAATTACACGACGATTTTTGGGTGGTTTTAGTTGGAGATACTATTACAGAAGAAGCTTTGCCAACATACGAATCTTGGTTGTTAGACTTAGATGGTGTTAGCCAAGACCCAGATAATAGTTGGGCAAAATGGGTAAGAACCTGGACAGCAGAAGAAAACAGACACGGAGATGTTTTAAATAAATACTTGTATTTATCTGGTAGAGTTAACATGCGCGAAGTAGAAATATCTACACAGCATTTAATTGCAGATGGTTTTGATATAGGTACATCTACAGATCCTTATAAAAACTTTGTGTACACAAGTTTTCAAGAATTAGCAACCTATGTTTCGCATAATAACGTAGCAAAAATTGCACGTAAAAAAGGGCACAAAGCATTGGCTAAAATGTCTAAAATTATTGCAGGAGATGAAATGCGTCATCACCAAGCTTATACAGAGTTTGTAAAAGAAATCTTTAAGATAGATCCATCAGAAATGATGTTGGCGTTTCAACACATGATGAAATATAAAATTGTAATGCCTGCAATGCATTTAAGAGAATCTTTTGGTGCAAAAGGAAGTTTATTTGATGATTTTTCTTCTGTAGCGCAAAGAATTGGTGTTTACACAGGGTTCGATTATGTAGATATTATTAAGAAATTAAACACTGCTTGGGAAATAGATAAGATTACAAACTTAACACCAGAAGCAGAAAAGGCAAGAGATTATTTAATGAAATTGCCAGACAGAATGTACAGAATTACAGAAAGAATTGTTGTGCCAGACACAAAGTTCAACTTTAAATGGATGTTACCAGCTTAG